The proteins below are encoded in one region of Sulfolobus islandicus Y.N.15.51:
- the pth2 gene encoding peptidyl-tRNA hydrolase Pth2, whose translation MVKMVIVVRSDIKMGKGKMAAQVAHAAVTLVISIINSNNSRWKEWLNEWLQQGQPKIVVKANSLDEIILRSKKAETMNLPFSIIEDAGKTQLEPGTITCLGIGPAPENLIDPITGDLKLL comes from the coding sequence ATGGTTAAGATGGTTATTGTTGTAAGAAGTGATATTAAAATGGGTAAAGGTAAGATGGCTGCTCAGGTTGCACACGCTGCCGTAACTTTAGTAATAAGTATTATTAATTCTAATAACTCACGTTGGAAGGAGTGGTTAAATGAGTGGTTACAGCAAGGACAACCAAAAATAGTCGTCAAGGCAAACTCATTAGATGAAATTATTTTACGATCTAAAAAGGCTGAAACAATGAACTTACCTTTCTCCATTATTGAAGATGCAGGAAAGACCCAATTAGAGCCTGGAACCATAACTTGTCTAGGTATTGGACCAGCTCCAGAGAATTTGATAGATCCTATCACGGGTGATCTAAAATTACTGTGA
- the fen gene encoding flap endonuclease-1, producing MGVDLADLVKDVKRELSFSELKGKKVSIDGYNALYQFLAAIRQPDGTPLMDSHGRITSHLSGLFYRTINILEEGVIPIYVFDGKPPEQKSEELERRRKIKEEAERKLERAKSEGKIEELRKYSQAILRLSNMMVEESKNLLRAMGIPIVQAPSEGEAEAAYLNILGFSWAAASQDYDSILFGAKRLVRNLTITGKRKLPNKDVYIDIKPELIETELLLKKLGITREQLIDISILIGTDYNPDGIKGIGPERALKIIKKYGKIEKAIEYGEISKRDITFNIDEIRSLFLKPQIVKPEETLDLNEPNEKDIVNILVNEHNFSEERVKNGIERLIKAIREAKGASRQTGLDRWF from the coding sequence ATAGGAGTAGATTTAGCAGATCTAGTAAAAGACGTAAAAAGAGAACTTTCATTTTCTGAGCTTAAAGGGAAGAAGGTAAGTATTGACGGATATAATGCATTATATCAATTTTTAGCAGCGATAAGACAACCAGATGGAACTCCCTTAATGGATTCCCATGGAAGGATAACCAGCCACCTAAGTGGATTATTTTATAGAACGATAAATATCCTAGAAGAGGGTGTTATACCGATCTACGTCTTTGACGGCAAACCACCAGAGCAAAAAAGTGAAGAGTTAGAAAGAAGGAGAAAAATAAAAGAAGAAGCTGAGAGAAAGCTAGAGAGAGCTAAGAGTGAAGGGAAAATAGAAGAGCTAAGGAAATATTCGCAAGCTATACTTAGACTATCCAATATGATGGTAGAGGAAAGTAAAAACTTGTTGAGAGCTATGGGAATACCTATAGTTCAAGCACCTTCCGAAGGAGAAGCTGAGGCTGCATATTTAAATATATTAGGATTTAGCTGGGCAGCGGCGAGTCAAGATTACGATTCGATTCTTTTTGGAGCTAAGAGATTAGTAAGAAATTTGACAATCACTGGTAAAAGAAAACTTCCTAACAAGGACGTATATATAGATATAAAACCAGAATTAATAGAAACTGAATTATTACTTAAGAAATTAGGAATAACAAGAGAACAATTAATTGATATAAGTATATTAATTGGGACTGATTATAATCCTGATGGAATTAAGGGAATAGGGCCAGAAAGAGCACTAAAGATAATTAAAAAATACGGCAAGATAGAGAAGGCAATAGAATATGGAGAAATTTCAAAAAGAGATATTACTTTCAATATTGATGAGATAAGAAGTTTATTTTTGAAACCACAAATAGTGAAACCAGAAGAAACCTTGGATTTAAATGAACCCAATGAGAAGGATATAGTTAACATATTAGTAAATGAACATAACTTCAGTGAGGAAAGAGTTAAGAATGGAATTGAAAGATTAATTAAAGCAATAAGAGAAGCTAAAGGAGCTTCTAGACAAACCGGATTAGATAGGTGGTTTTAG
- a CDS encoding zinc finger domain-containing protein — translation MSVKLSIREEVEPPICSSCGKIIHPREKGVEFYCPNCGEVIIRRDHMCRKQGVEYICPNCGFKGP, via the coding sequence ATGTCAGTTAAGCTAAGTATTAGGGAAGAAGTAGAACCACCAATATGTTCAAGTTGTGGGAAAATAATACATCCAAGAGAGAAGGGAGTGGAATTTTACTGTCCCAACTGCGGTGAAGTGATAATAAGAAGAGATCACATGTGTAGAAAACAAGGAGTAGAATATATTTGTCCGAACTGCGGATTTAAGGGACCTTAA
- the hemB gene encoding porphobilinogen synthase, which produces MVTFPFLRPRRLRKNKLVRDLVAETTLFQDDLVLPIFIKESINEPEQITSMPGVYRYPPNDKLVNYVQDSYENGIRSIILFGIPSYKDEIASSAYDKNGVIQRAVKIIKDSFKDKIIVITDECTDEYTSHGHCGLVNYNNGCYVIDNDESLKIHAKIALSQAEAGADIIAPSSMMDGVVKAIRDALDGAGYNDTLIMSYSVKYASIMYGPFRDAAYSKPAFGDRRGYQMDPRNAFEALKEARLDIEEGADILMVKPAHTYLDVIRLVKDHFPEYPLAAYHVSGEYSMIKAAAINGWIDERTAVLEITTAIKRAGADLIITYYANDIVRWIKEGVPF; this is translated from the coding sequence ATGGTAACATTCCCATTTTTGAGACCAAGAAGATTAAGAAAAAACAAATTAGTAAGAGATCTAGTAGCTGAAACGACTCTTTTTCAAGACGATTTAGTACTTCCAATATTTATAAAGGAAAGTATAAATGAGCCAGAACAAATTACTTCAATGCCAGGAGTGTACAGATATCCACCAAATGATAAGTTAGTCAATTATGTACAAGATAGCTATGAAAATGGTATTCGAAGTATTATATTGTTTGGAATTCCATCTTATAAAGACGAGATAGCATCATCAGCCTACGATAAAAATGGTGTAATACAGAGGGCAGTTAAAATAATAAAAGATAGTTTTAAGGATAAGATTATAGTAATCACAGACGAGTGTACTGATGAGTATACGTCTCATGGTCATTGCGGTCTTGTGAACTATAATAACGGATGTTATGTAATAGATAATGATGAAAGCCTAAAGATTCATGCAAAGATTGCATTAAGCCAAGCTGAAGCTGGAGCAGATATTATAGCCCCATCAAGCATGATGGACGGTGTTGTTAAGGCTATAAGAGATGCGCTAGATGGAGCTGGTTACAATGATACATTGATAATGTCATACAGTGTAAAGTACGCTTCAATAATGTATGGTCCTTTTAGGGATGCGGCTTACTCTAAACCAGCGTTTGGAGATAGGAGAGGGTATCAGATGGATCCTAGGAACGCATTTGAAGCATTAAAAGAAGCTAGATTAGATATAGAGGAAGGAGCTGATATTTTGATGGTCAAACCTGCCCATACATATTTAGATGTAATAAGATTAGTAAAAGATCACTTCCCAGAATATCCCCTAGCGGCATATCATGTCAGTGGTGAATATAGCATGATAAAAGCAGCAGCAATTAATGGATGGATAGATGAAAGGACTGCCGTATTGGAAATTACTACCGCAATAAAAAGAGCAGGGGCTGATTTAATTATTACTTATTATGCTAACGATATTGTAAGATGGATAAAGGAAGGTGTACCATTTTGA
- a CDS encoding CDC48 family AAA ATPase, with translation MSASSGEEQKPQRKELTLRVMEARQKDVGRGKVRIDIDLLSQIDVSPGDVVEIEGTRKTAALAWPLSPEDTTTGEKDIIRMDGITRKNAGVSIGDKVIVRKAVVKPASTVKLAPSNFSITVDPGFISYVKKRLKEFPLVEGDTVLIPVLGQAIPFTVVQVKPAGIVLVNDDTIISISDKPVEPSRYPRVTYEDIGGMKNIIEKVRELVELPLRHPELFKRLGIEPPKGILLYGPPGVGKTLLAKAIANETDAYFTSINGPEIMSKFYGESEQRLREIFEDAKKHAPAIIFVDEIDAIAPKRDEVIGEVERRVVAQLLTLMDGLENRGNVIVIAATNRPSAVDPALRRPGRFDREIEIPLPDKQGRLEILQIHTRNMPLSKDVDLEKLADMTHGYTGADLSALVREAAMNSLRRYLPKIDLNQDKIPPEILESMEVKMEDFINAFKEIVPSGLREIYIEVPEVKWTDIGGLEEIKEELKEVVEYPLKYSELYQNSGIEPPKGILLFGPPGTGKTMLAKAVATESGANFIAVRGPEILSKWVGESEKAVREIFRKARMYAPAVIFFDEIDSIAPIRGISYDSGVTERIVNQLLAEMDGIEKLENVVVIAATNRPDILDPALLRPGRFEKLIYVPPPDKRARIEILKVHTRNIVLGEDISLEDVAEKTEGYTGADLAALVREATMRAIRESMKICIEKTNESCKSTDTECKDKTMKECMKVNGVKVSLRHFEEAMRKVKPSVTQDMLQFYQNWVEKARQQLPKTTVKPSTYA, from the coding sequence TTGAGCGCTAGTTCTGGTGAGGAACAGAAACCGCAAAGAAAGGAGTTAACACTTAGAGTAATGGAAGCTAGACAGAAAGATGTCGGAAGAGGAAAAGTGCGAATTGATATTGATTTACTATCGCAAATTGATGTAAGCCCAGGTGACGTTGTTGAAATTGAAGGAACCAGAAAGACTGCTGCACTTGCATGGCCTTTATCGCCTGAGGATACAACAACTGGAGAAAAGGATATAATAAGAATGGATGGAATAACCAGGAAAAACGCTGGAGTCTCAATTGGAGATAAGGTTATAGTAAGAAAAGCAGTTGTAAAGCCAGCTAGCACAGTAAAATTAGCACCATCTAACTTCTCAATTACTGTAGACCCAGGGTTCATTAGTTATGTTAAGAAACGATTAAAAGAATTCCCCCTAGTTGAAGGAGATACGGTATTGATTCCTGTCCTAGGGCAAGCCATACCGTTTACTGTAGTCCAAGTCAAACCAGCAGGTATAGTTCTAGTGAATGACGATACGATAATAAGCATATCTGATAAGCCAGTAGAACCTTCCAGATATCCTAGAGTCACATATGAGGATATAGGTGGAATGAAAAATATTATAGAAAAAGTCAGAGAGTTAGTTGAATTGCCTTTAAGACATCCAGAACTATTTAAGAGATTAGGAATAGAACCACCTAAGGGTATATTATTATATGGTCCTCCTGGAGTGGGAAAGACGTTACTAGCGAAAGCAATAGCTAATGAAACTGATGCATACTTTACTTCAATTAATGGACCGGAAATAATGAGCAAATTCTACGGAGAGAGTGAGCAAAGATTAAGGGAAATATTTGAAGACGCTAAAAAACATGCTCCTGCAATTATTTTCGTAGATGAAATAGACGCAATAGCACCGAAAAGAGACGAAGTGATAGGAGAAGTAGAAAGAAGAGTTGTCGCACAGTTACTCACTCTAATGGATGGTCTTGAAAATAGAGGAAACGTAATAGTAATAGCTGCAACCAATAGACCAAGTGCTGTTGATCCAGCCCTGAGAAGGCCAGGGAGATTTGATAGAGAGATAGAAATACCGTTACCAGATAAACAAGGAAGATTGGAAATATTACAAATCCATACAAGGAATATGCCTTTATCTAAAGATGTTGACCTAGAGAAGCTTGCAGATATGACACATGGATATACTGGTGCTGACTTATCTGCATTAGTAAGAGAAGCTGCAATGAATTCCTTAAGAAGATACTTGCCAAAGATAGATTTGAATCAAGATAAGATACCTCCAGAAATATTAGAGTCTATGGAAGTTAAGATGGAAGATTTCATAAACGCATTCAAAGAAATAGTACCAAGTGGCTTAAGAGAAATTTACATAGAAGTTCCAGAGGTTAAATGGACAGATATAGGTGGCCTCGAAGAAATAAAAGAGGAGTTAAAAGAAGTAGTTGAATATCCTCTGAAATACTCGGAGCTATACCAAAATTCTGGTATAGAACCACCTAAGGGTATATTATTATTTGGTCCACCAGGAACTGGAAAGACGATGCTTGCAAAGGCTGTTGCAACTGAAAGCGGAGCAAACTTCATAGCAGTGAGAGGACCAGAAATATTATCCAAATGGGTAGGTGAAAGTGAAAAAGCAGTTAGGGAAATATTTAGAAAAGCTAGAATGTACGCGCCGGCTGTAATATTCTTTGACGAAATAGATTCAATAGCTCCAATAAGAGGAATCTCTTACGATTCTGGAGTAACGGAGAGAATAGTAAATCAACTATTAGCGGAAATGGATGGAATTGAAAAATTAGAAAACGTAGTAGTAATAGCTGCAACCAATAGACCAGATATCTTAGATCCAGCACTATTAAGACCAGGAAGGTTTGAGAAATTAATTTACGTACCTCCACCAGACAAGAGAGCAAGAATAGAAATATTAAAGGTTCATACTAGGAACATAGTGTTAGGGGAGGACATCAGCTTAGAGGATGTAGCTGAAAAGACTGAAGGTTATACCGGAGCTGATTTAGCTGCACTGGTAAGAGAAGCTACAATGAGAGCTATAAGGGAGAGTATGAAAATATGTATAGAGAAAACCAACGAGAGTTGTAAATCCACTGACACTGAGTGCAAAGATAAAACTATGAAAGAGTGTATGAAGGTTAACGGGGTTAAGGTTTCCTTGAGACATTTCGAAGAAGCTATGAGGAAAGTTAAGCCATCAGTTACGCAAGATATGCTGCAATTCTATCAAAATTGGGTAGAAAAAGCTAGGCAGCAATTGCCCAAAACTACCGTTAAACCAAGTACATATGCGTGA
- a CDS encoding uroporphyrinogen-III synthase, translating to MRILFLRPDNEDTELNEKLMLLQKNGIEVLNIPIFKIKCIPYSLPNYDYEALAFTSRNSVICFKEHFLIKNRKIYAIGEETSELLMRMYNTNPITPEKFTSVELARRILEDKVNSVLSIRSKKASEDMKNLLNGKIKYDEIYVYDSEIIGDNINKVSKILAKCEVDAIAFTSSLMARLIGPYISRKCKIIVYSIGPITTETLKRVNNEVKIIESKTHSIKGIIETILVEMKRNG from the coding sequence ATGAGGATATTATTCCTTAGGCCCGATAACGAAGACACGGAGCTCAATGAAAAGCTTATGCTCCTTCAGAAAAATGGAATTGAGGTTCTAAACATACCCATTTTTAAAATAAAATGTATCCCGTATTCATTACCGAACTATGATTATGAGGCCCTTGCATTTACAAGTAGAAATTCAGTTATTTGTTTTAAAGAACATTTCCTCATTAAAAATCGTAAGATATACGCCATAGGAGAAGAAACTTCAGAGTTACTAATGAGAATGTACAATACAAATCCAATAACTCCAGAGAAATTTACAAGCGTAGAACTAGCTAGAAGAATCTTGGAAGATAAGGTAAATAGTGTGCTCAGCATAAGGAGTAAAAAAGCTTCTGAAGATATGAAAAATCTTCTTAATGGCAAAATTAAATATGATGAGATCTATGTATATGATTCGGAAATAATTGGAGATAATATAAATAAAGTGTCAAAAATCCTAGCTAAATGTGAAGTCGATGCCATAGCATTTACTAGCTCATTGATGGCAAGGCTAATTGGCCCTTATATTAGTAGAAAGTGTAAGATTATAGTATATAGCATAGGTCCGATTACGACGGAAACTTTGAAACGGGTTAATAATGAGGTAAAAATAATAGAAAGTAAGACACATTCTATCAAAGGCATTATAGAAACTATTTTGGTGGAGATGAAACGAAATGGATGA
- a CDS encoding glutamyl-tRNA reductase, whose amino-acid sequence MTSNEELLQNYCSILFTYKTIGISNLHLYYFRETEIKSLRQLINAEFAILQTCNRVEIYLYSNTNTISEINKMIQYLNNVHNEPIGNQARVICGKDSIKHLFLVASGADSLSIGEYEILSQIRSTIDMFKKLGFSGKYLQILFERAIKVGRKVREETSISKGKVGIYSLAIDEAKRQFNNFYDRKIVIVGAGEMGQKIANMLYNEGVKNVTIMNRTVEKAKQLALKFGYNYEKLDLDKLGSFDIAFISISHENLRLENKWNTLIVDITVPPLFTGNNVITLEELEKISKLNFKAREEELVKINKLVEDGIDELIYDYKKEIYSEFMSKIMKRVETIRENEIVRAYKELEKLGINNQQVKEILDLMTRSIIKKSFQPLFDNVRSLVFDGENSINYINFLIDIFKDGNIPIFETKKIKKKQISKRSSS is encoded by the coding sequence ATGACCAGTAATGAGGAGTTACTACAAAACTATTGTTCGATTTTATTTACATACAAAACTATAGGGATAAGTAATCTTCACTTATATTATTTTAGAGAAACGGAAATAAAGTCCTTAAGGCAATTAATCAATGCTGAATTTGCTATTCTACAAACATGTAATAGAGTTGAGATATACTTATATTCAAATACAAATACAATAAGTGAGATAAATAAGATGATCCAATATTTAAATAATGTGCATAATGAACCAATTGGAAATCAAGCTAGAGTGATCTGCGGTAAAGATAGTATAAAACATCTATTTCTAGTAGCCAGTGGCGCTGATTCTCTGTCTATTGGAGAGTATGAAATCTTATCTCAAATTAGATCAACTATTGATATGTTTAAAAAATTAGGATTTAGTGGAAAGTATCTACAAATACTCTTTGAAAGAGCAATTAAAGTAGGTAGAAAAGTTAGAGAAGAGACTAGTATTTCCAAGGGGAAAGTTGGTATATATTCCCTTGCTATTGATGAGGCTAAAAGGCAATTTAATAACTTCTATGATAGAAAAATTGTAATAGTAGGCGCTGGCGAAATGGGACAGAAAATAGCTAATATGTTATACAATGAAGGAGTCAAGAATGTTACCATTATGAATAGAACAGTAGAAAAGGCAAAACAACTTGCCCTAAAATTTGGCTACAATTACGAGAAATTAGATTTAGACAAGTTAGGTAGCTTCGATATTGCTTTTATATCAATTTCTCATGAGAATCTTAGACTGGAAAACAAATGGAACACACTAATTGTTGATATAACTGTCCCTCCCTTATTTACTGGGAATAATGTAATTACCCTAGAAGAATTAGAAAAAATATCAAAACTTAACTTTAAAGCTAGAGAAGAGGAGTTAGTTAAAATTAATAAATTAGTAGAAGATGGAATAGACGAATTGATATATGATTACAAAAAAGAAATTTATAGTGAATTTATGTCAAAGATAATGAAACGTGTAGAAACTATAAGGGAAAATGAAATAGTAAGAGCCTATAAAGAACTTGAAAAACTTGGAATAAACAATCAACAAGTTAAGGAAATATTAGATTTGATGACAAGATCAATAATAAAAAAATCGTTTCAACCCCTTTTTGACAATGTAAGATCTCTAGTATTTGACGGGGAAAATTCAATCAACTACATTAACTTTCTAATCGATATTTTTAAAGATGGTAACATTCCCATTTTTGAGACCAAGAAGATTAAGAAAAAACAAATTAGTAAGAGATCTAGTAGCTGA
- a CDS encoding precorrin-2 dehydrogenase/sirohydrochlorin ferrochelatase family protein, giving the protein MVKKEYYPIFIDLSNFRVLVIGGGKVGTKRALAFKKYGANVCVISLDFSQDLLNSDIRLIKEDANKIDGSIIEKYDIILTCTNNFELNEKLCNIAKNLRKLCNNPTNPENSNFIVPIFYSDDDMEIAITTKGKSSIVAKEILSKTISIANSPEMRNLLSAMYDVKTLLKKKVADPSVRYSFYHKIYNDEKFKYYATNGLIEKALHRAEEIINDQ; this is encoded by the coding sequence GTGGTCAAAAAGGAGTATTATCCAATTTTTATTGATCTTTCTAATTTTCGTGTACTTGTAATCGGTGGAGGCAAAGTAGGTACAAAAAGAGCACTAGCTTTTAAGAAATATGGGGCTAATGTATGCGTCATAAGTTTAGATTTCTCCCAAGATCTTCTCAACTCAGATATAAGACTAATTAAGGAAGATGCAAATAAAATAGATGGTAGTATAATAGAAAAATACGATATAATTTTGACTTGTACGAATAACTTTGAGCTCAATGAGAAACTTTGTAATATAGCTAAAAATTTAAGAAAACTTTGTAATAATCCCACTAATCCTGAAAACTCCAACTTTATAGTGCCAATATTCTATTCTGACGATGATATGGAAATAGCTATAACTACTAAAGGAAAATCTAGTATCGTAGCTAAAGAAATCTTGTCGAAAACAATTAGTATTGCTAATAGTCCAGAAATGAGAAATTTATTGAGTGCAATGTATGATGTAAAAACTCTATTAAAGAAAAAAGTAGCTGATCCATCTGTTAGATATTCCTTTTATCATAAAATATATAATGATGAAAAATTCAAATATTATGCTACTAATGGATTAATAGAAAAAGCCTTACATAGAGCGGAGGAGATAATTAATGACCAGTAA
- the hemC gene encoding hydroxymethylbilane synthase yields the protein MKIRIAARGSKLSRIQVDMLGEKLKKIGIEYEIIDIKTKADLFSTEPLSKLGKGVFEKEVNEAVLEGKADIAVHSMKDILSEINPSLEIFAVLKRDPPYDILIAEKNLDKLDSNITIGTSSIRRKNFLKYIKPEINTKDIRGNVDTRIRKYLSKEYQGLILAEASLKRLNMTMNYHRLNVYDFTPEANQGIIVALGRKKDEKIKEIFKEINHKDTLDEALAERAVISLVGGGCHSPIGVLFKKEGKEFYGIASYSDGKKKITVSISKPGDPYTIGSELGLLLKKEMKNEDIIP from the coding sequence TTGAAAATCCGAATAGCTGCAAGAGGAAGTAAACTAAGTAGAATACAAGTTGATATGTTAGGAGAAAAATTAAAGAAAATTGGAATAGAGTACGAAATAATAGATATAAAGACAAAAGCTGACTTATTTTCAACTGAACCATTAAGTAAATTAGGAAAAGGAGTTTTTGAAAAAGAAGTTAATGAGGCTGTATTAGAGGGAAAAGCTGATATTGCAGTGCACAGTATGAAAGATATCTTATCAGAAATAAATCCTAGCCTTGAAATATTTGCGGTACTGAAAAGAGATCCTCCCTATGATATATTAATTGCAGAGAAGAATCTAGATAAGTTGGATTCAAATATCACTATAGGTACTAGTAGCATAAGAAGGAAAAACTTTCTTAAATACATCAAGCCAGAAATAAATACGAAAGATATTAGAGGCAACGTAGATACTAGAATAAGAAAATATCTCTCAAAAGAATATCAAGGCTTAATTTTAGCTGAGGCCTCCTTAAAAAGGCTCAATATGACTATGAACTATCATAGACTTAATGTTTATGATTTTACTCCAGAAGCAAATCAAGGTATTATAGTAGCCTTGGGAAGAAAAAAAGATGAGAAGATAAAAGAGATATTCAAAGAAATTAATCATAAAGACACATTAGATGAGGCGTTAGCAGAAAGAGCAGTAATCAGTTTAGTTGGAGGAGGTTGTCATTCTCCAATTGGGGTGTTATTTAAAAAAGAAGGAAAAGAGTTCTATGGTATTGCAAGTTATAGTGATGGAAAGAAAAAAATTACTGTATCCATTAGCAAGCCAGGGGACCCATATACTATAGGATCTGAATTAGGCTTGTTACTAAAGAAGGAGATGAAGAATGAGGATATTATTCCTTAG
- a CDS encoding elongation factor 1-beta has translation MTDVLVVLKVFPDSDEVNLDNLYTDISNKLPKEYRIIRKETEPIAFGLNALILYVQMPEQTEGGTDNLEEVVNNIQGVSHAEVVGITRLGF, from the coding sequence ATGACAGACGTGTTAGTAGTCCTTAAAGTATTTCCGGACAGTGATGAAGTTAATTTAGATAATTTGTACACAGATATAAGCAATAAATTACCTAAAGAATATAGAATTATTAGAAAGGAAACCGAACCTATAGCTTTTGGCCTAAATGCATTGATTCTATATGTTCAAATGCCTGAGCAGACTGAAGGAGGGACAGACAATTTAGAAGAAGTAGTAAATAATATACAAGGAGTTAGTCATGCCGAAGTAGTAGGGATAACAAGATTAGGATTCTAA
- the hemL gene encoding glutamate-1-semialdehyde 2,1-aminomutase, translated as MDKGRCTILNSEELWAQARQLFAGGVNSPVRAAVKPFPFYVERGKGAYIYTVEGNKFIDYVLGYGPLILGHSPESVKRKIIEQLEKGWLFGTPSKLEIELAKKISSHIPSAQKIRFVNSGTEATMAAIRLARGYSKRSKILKFSGNYHGAHDYTLVEAGSAATEYNVTTSDGIPMEIMKTVEICEFNDLDCVDKKLRNEDIAAALLEPIMGNAGVILPEKGFLSGLRELTKSYNSLLIFDEVITGFRIDIGGAQSYYQIYPDITTLGKIIGGGFPIGAVAGKAEIIDNFTPAGRVFNAGTFNANPISMIAGIATIEELEKEYPYNIANKASKTLVEELERLLKIKHTINHIGSMFQVFFGIDKVRNYSDAKRANKEYYIKFHERLLKERVFIPPSQYETIFTSAAHEDDVVNDTIDKLAKVIGELS; from the coding sequence ATGGATAAAGGAAGGTGTACCATTTTGAATAGCGAGGAACTATGGGCTCAAGCTAGGCAATTATTTGCGGGAGGAGTAAATAGCCCAGTTAGAGCAGCAGTAAAACCATTCCCATTTTATGTAGAAAGGGGAAAAGGAGCTTATATTTACACGGTCGAGGGTAACAAGTTCATTGACTATGTATTGGGTTACGGACCTCTAATTTTAGGTCACTCTCCAGAATCCGTAAAGAGAAAAATAATTGAGCAATTAGAAAAAGGTTGGCTTTTCGGAACTCCTAGCAAATTAGAAATAGAATTAGCTAAAAAAATTAGTTCACATATACCATCAGCCCAGAAAATAAGATTTGTAAATAGTGGAACTGAGGCTACAATGGCTGCTATAAGATTAGCCAGAGGCTATTCAAAAAGGAGTAAAATACTGAAGTTTAGCGGAAATTATCATGGAGCTCACGATTACACACTTGTGGAAGCTGGAAGTGCTGCTACAGAATATAACGTTACAACTTCTGATGGTATCCCAATGGAAATAATGAAAACGGTAGAAATATGCGAATTTAATGATCTTGATTGTGTAGATAAAAAATTAAGAAATGAGGACATCGCTGCAGCACTCTTAGAACCTATTATGGGAAATGCTGGTGTAATCTTACCTGAAAAGGGCTTCTTATCTGGATTAAGGGAACTTACAAAGTCCTACAATTCATTATTAATCTTCGATGAAGTTATAACTGGTTTTAGAATCGATATAGGTGGAGCGCAATCTTACTATCAAATTTATCCAGACATAACAACACTAGGTAAAATCATAGGTGGTGGTTTCCCTATAGGCGCAGTAGCAGGTAAAGCAGAAATTATTGATAACTTTACTCCCGCTGGTAGAGTATTTAATGCTGGCACATTTAACGCTAACCCCATATCTATGATAGCTGGAATTGCTACAATAGAAGAACTTGAAAAAGAATACCCATATAATATTGCAAACAAAGCCTCTAAGACTCTTGTAGAGGAATTAGAAAGGTTGCTAAAAATAAAACATACAATAAATCATATTGGGAGTATGTTCCAAGTATTTTTCGGAATAGACAAGGTTAGAAACTATTCAGATGCCAAAAGGGCTAATAAAGAATATTACATAAAATTTCATGAAAGGCTATTAAAAGAGAGAGTCTTCATTCCGCCAAGTCAATATGAGACAATTTTCACTTCAGCTGCGCATGAAGATGATGTAGTTAACGATACTATAGATAAACTTGCAAAAGTAATAGGCGAATTAAGTTGA